A stretch of DNA from Triticum dicoccoides isolate Atlit2015 ecotype Zavitan chromosome 2A, WEW_v2.0, whole genome shotgun sequence:
AGCCTGGGATCGGTTATACAACAAATAAACCGGAGCGTACACGGCCAAAACCCGAGCCCAAGAGATCCAGTTGTTTACTCGCGGCCCGATACTCGATCATTTTGTTCGCTGTATGGCCGAGGACGTGTTGGTTGCTGTATGGATTTGTATGTACAGATGGGAAATGTCGTATCCTGTAGCGGTCGCGGTCGCTTCTTTTTGATGGGCAGCGACCCGGCGAGAAAGGATTCCGGATTTCTGGCCCAGGCCGCGCCAGATCTCCGGTTCCAGGCCGTCGCACGAGCACCACAGACCGCAGCCCTCTCGCCCGCACGGCGCACACGGCACACACACGACACGATCGCGGGAAGCCCCCGACACCTGGGCAGCCCCTCGGAGCCATCATCATTGCCCCAATAATTCACTCCCCGCACCGGACGCCgatcgccgccaccaccaccaccagtagaGGGCACGCCGCGCGCCAATAATAGGGGCGCGAGCATGGCGTCCCAGCGCTGAAACACACCGCACGCTGGTTGGTCAGTGGCCACTGGCCGGCCACCGCACGCGCGCACCCACGCTTCCATCGAGCACGAGCACGCCGATGTCCATGCGCGACCGCCGCGCCTCCGCCGTGTCCCCGTCGCTGCGCTTCCTCGGCTTCATCAAGCAGCCGGATGACGCCGGCGCTGCCGACCAGGAGCTCGAGCTCGACGAGCGCGACGTAGTCTGGTCGTCGTCCCCCTCCTTCTCCTCGGCCTCCACCGCCTCGTCGCCCTCGCCCACGCCGTCCCCGTCCGGGGGGAGCCACCGCTGGCCCCTCTCCTCCCGCGCCTTCCCGTCCGGCGGCGCCGGCCTGTCGTCGCTCATCGCCGACGAGGACAGCCGCTCGCCCAGCGCGGCCATCCCGGCCGCGGCCCGACGGGAGAGGCAGCCGCGCTCGCAGCCGTACCACCAGTCTGCGCCGGTGGCCGTGCCTGCCTGGTCCAAGGCGACGGCGGACAGGCGACGCCGGGAGGCGGAGCAAGAGGCCgctgacgaggaggacgaggaagacAACGAACTCATGGTGCCGCCGCACGAGATGGCCGCgcgccgggccgcggcggcggcgtcggTGATGGAGGGCGCCGGGCGGACGCTGAAGGGGCGCGACCTCCGGCGCATGCGCAACGCCGTGTGGCGTACCACCGGCTTCCTCGACCTGTGAAAAAGGACGCTCCTTTGGAGGTTTCTCTCGCTGCCCACGTCACTCCAATTCATGGTGTAGTATTCGTTACAGAAAATGTGGATCTTCTGTTGCTACGTTTGGGATTCTAGGCGAAATATTTTGATGTATGTACTACTAGTAAAttaacaagtggttatgtttttctaGAAGAAAAGATGCTGATCACGGAGCAATCAAATAAGGTCTAAATGGCTGGATTGAACTTGCAACTAACCACAATAGCCACTGGCATACAATTGCTTTATGATCTGTACATTTTTTTCTGTAAAAAGATACTTCCTTCGTCCCAAAATGTGAAGGGAGTACTATCTCTATTCatttttataagacgttttagactTTCAGACACTGTTTAAAATAGTACAAAGCAAAACTGTCTAAAATGTCTTATAAAAACAAACGGAGGAAGTACTTACTACCAAGCTTCATTTAGAAGGGGAGAAAAAGATTTGCAAAAGGTAAGTAAAATGTATTGCATGGTACAAACACGTATGAGTGTAaatgttgtactccctctgtttattTTTATAAGACGTCTAGACAATTCAGACAGCCCACAAAATAGTTCTGTGTCAGCTGTTCAaaacgtcttataaaagtgaacggaaAGAGTGTCTATTTTTATAATTGGAAAGACCACAACACATTTTACCAGTCGTACGTGTACACTGTGATTAGCAGAGTGCTTTTATCTGAtgttgcagtagtactccatccagGGTCTCCGTTACCAGCTGCAGGTGAAGAATCATCTTTCTCATTGGCACACTCTAATGGATTTGGTTTACAATAATGTTGATGCTAGTTTTGATCCTTTTACTGCTAAACCCTGTTTTGGTGCTATCATTCGGGACAGCGCTGATTGCCTTTTTTCTGCTTGGAATTGACTGGAAGGCTGCTCAGATGGAACCGAAGTTAAACTGCTATCTTGTTGCAGAGCATCTCTGATGGTTGTGAGATAACTGTTGCTAAAATTTGCTAGTTCTTTTTCTTTATAAAGATGGCTCTCCCTCCGATTTCATTTAGTAGAAACTACAATGTCTtaaatctagtagaataaaagaatAAAAGCAGACTATATATGACCTAGAGCATCCGAAGATCCACCTTCAGCGCATCATCAATAAGGCTTGTACTCATGgatatacccataccctacccgtttATACTCACATGTGAACCTTACCCGTGAAGTGTGTCGTGAGCTTGTGAACCTATGTTAAAGTTGTCTCCAATTGTCAATTTAAATTAAGATAATTGTTATGTATTCATCTATCTGTTATTGAGTTGAGATAAATATTATTTTTGATCAAATGTGATACCGATGAATGTAAAATTGTGAATATCGTGTGTACTATTTAATCTAACCATTGGGTAccacatgtgaatttggtattctttcgatattttgataatatgtatgttgttgctttCTTTAGAGAtgtcatgtgaacatcaactacatgacacttcaccatgcttGGGCCTAACAgaaggcattgtggagtaataagtagatgatgggttgctagagtggtcgTATCATCAAAATTAGTCTAgacgggggtgattagactacttgaccaaataaaaatctgacattttcccaattttagttgtggacaGATTTTAGCAAATCTAGCAAGTCAACCATCACCCTACAcacgcaattctaagagtatagtagcaaAAAGTAAGACATTGCACATGTAAGTAAAGGagaggtttggagaaggcaaacacaatgggGACATGgtaatttttggcgtggttccgataggtggtgctattgtacgtccacgttgatggagacttcaacccatgaagggtaacggctatgcgaatccacaaagggctccacccacgaagggtccatgaagaagcaaccttgtcaatctcaccatggccatcgttcacgaaggacttgcctcactcgggtagatcttcacaaagtaggcgatctacttgtccttacaaacttcttggttcaactccacatcatgtcggaggctcccaagcgacacctaaccaatctacgaggcaccactctccaaaaggtaatagatggtgtgattgatgatgaacttcttgctcttgtgcttcaaatgatagtctctccaactcTCAACTCCCTCTcggagatttggctatggtggaagaaagatttgagtggaaagcaatttggagaaggctagaaatcaagattcaaatggtaggaatggaatatcttgatctcaacacatgagtaggtggttctctctcagaaaatgagtagtggaagtgtagacacgttctgatggctctattGCTAAgtaagaaggggtggaggggtatatatagcctccacacaaaatccaaccattacacacgactcaactcggtggcaccgacctGTGTAAAAGATATGAACTTTAGGAGTCTCGGTGCGACTAACTGGAAACATCTATGAGGGACCGATGTGCAATGATAAAGACAAACCTCGTTTCGTTGCCACCGATTGCATCAAATCGGTAgaaccgaagtgaagcaataagacAACAGAAGGTTGGCAAGctatctcggtggcaccgattgcaaaACTCGGTAAGATCGAAATAATTGCAACAGATGACAACGAGTTGGCAAgaccatctcggtaggaccgagatTCATGTCAACAATGACTCCGATCTGTTAAGGTTTGGCTGTGGCAGTGTCTAGATGAACTGTGGGTCTGGATATGTAGGTTTCGGTGGGACTGAGTTGGATTGTcgggtttaggacatatttggatagagaaagtggcTTAGGGTTTTTGAACAATATCACTAAGAACTTGAGCAACcagatcatcaacaacacctcatccccttttaatagtattagttTTTCTTTggtctcaatgtgatcttggatcacttaacaaaaaatgtagagtcttgagattttgccaacccatgtccttagcattttgaggggtccacaatcactAGTctttgccatgccaatcattgaacttcctgaaatCTTTAATTTGAatagatattagttcaatgagatatatgttattCTTAATTACCAAaaacacccagggattagttgcactttcaatctcctctTTTTGGTAATtgctgacaacatatagatcaaagctttgacaaatgattaaatgaatgaaatacatcgtcgttttgagaagtatgtgataagcaagagctccccctaaatttgtgtatTATTAAAAATTTGTGTTTGAATGAAAATGCACaaacgattaggatcatgggtcactcttccttgTCACATACAACTCGGTGGAGCGCACAAAGTGATATGATTGGAATAGTAAGCACTCATAACCAAAAacacaagtgaatgatcatacaagatAATGATATGATAAGCAGTGTGCATAACATGAAGCATTGTATGATCAAGCACAAACAAccaacatagtatctcacacataCAACAAATCAAAGTAGCATAAACCAAGTAGTAGCAAAAGCTCGAAGAAATCAAACAAGCAAATCAAAGTAGTGTAAACCAAGTAGTAGCAAAAACTCGAAGAAATCAAATGAGCAAAAGCaagacacactctctctcgaagcctaatgatctatacaaattctccccctttggcaacaagtatcAATAGGCTCGGATAGGTATAGagctatgcgtctctctaggcaCGATCCGTGGTAGCTCCTGGAGGTGAAGATATCTGGTTGGCAGCTCCGTTGTGTGTAGACGGTGTTGAGAGAAGTGTATCTGCAAAAGCTTTGGCTGACGTCTGCTGAATTGGTGGAGTAGACATTAGCGGTGGAACTGATGGAGTAGCAGCAGGGGCTGAAGTGGTAGTCCTCATATCTGCAGTAGGCACGGTAGCAGACCTTGCTACCCTAGGCACTGTTTGGAATCTGTCAGTAGTAGGCCTGTCATCACCACTGTCCTCTGCATCCTCTCTAGCTTTAGCAGCTGCATCAACATCATTCTTCAGCTTTTCCATGATGGTCTGGACATGTGTGATCTTTACATCAAGATCATAAATTTTTGCCTCAACTATCCGCTCTAAGCTCTCTTGGTTCTTGGCAAGGATGGCCAAACTTCGTTCAATCCTCAGGGTTGCTTCTAGCAGATAAGTCATTTGATCACTTCTGGTCTTGAGATTAGTAAATGGACTAGATGCTTCCTTAGCTGCTTTAGCTGCGACGGCTGCATACTGTGTGTATCTTCTCTTGTGCCTCAACAGAAGTAGGATGAGATGGGTCCATCACCACCATGTTATCCTCGAATTCTGGCAACAATGGGAGATGCTCACGATCAAGAAGATATGTGCTTGTTCCAACCTTGGAATTGATAAGTAACTGAATGTGCGGAGCAAAACTACATGATCTCTTTtggtctgcagctgtcctcttgatagtttcaacaattAAGGTCattaccttgaatttttgaggtgtgtcaaagagatgcaacaagttgaTGGAATGGCCACGGATCATCTTGTCACCTTCAGGtttgggcaatagagtgtgcctcaaAATAGTGTTTGTAGTGGCCAAACCAGGTAGCAAATGCTTCACAGAACCTAACTTGTGGGTCTCAACATCTTTCTCAGGAATAGCTTTGTACATGTCCTTCatcgagttgtggtccatcttgggCTTTGCATACACATCAATGTCTCGCTCTTCTTCTTTAGGAACACCAAGAAGAGTTGCCCACTAAGAGATGGTCGACTGGCATCTCACTCCCTCAGTCATCcgcacaatccttccatctggaaaGAAATGAGCAGTTGAATAGAATTGCATTATCGTCTCATCATTCCATGAGGTAAGCTTCTTCCCAACAAAAGCATCAACACCTGCAAGTCTGAAACTCTCATGAACATGGGGAAGTTGTCTTCATTGTCATCAATGTATTCTCAATCCACCCATTTTATGTCAATGACAATAGGCTTCTTATCAAGAAGCACATTTTTATAAAATCTTGTTGCTCTCTGGTGTGGAAACAATAATCACAAGCAGTTCTTCTCCTGATAGAATAAGGATCAAATAATCTCCACTGATGCAAACATTT
This window harbors:
- the LOC119355923 gene encoding uncharacterized protein LOC119355923 is translated as MSMRDRRASAVSPSLRFLGFIKQPDDAGAADQELELDERDVVWSSSPSFSSASTASSPSPTPSPSGGSHRWPLSSRAFPSGGAGLSSLIADEDSRSPSAAIPAAARRERQPRSQPYHQSAPVAVPAWSKATADRRRREAEQEAADEEDEEDNELMVPPHEMAARRAAAAASVMEGAGRTLKGRDLRRMRNAVWRTTGFLDL